One window of the Pseudomonas lurida genome contains the following:
- the bcsA gene encoding UDP-forming cellulose synthase catalytic subunit: protein MTDNTSSTPFVEGRAEQRLNGAIARFNRWPAIVRGLLVVGSCVLGGLLLLAIICAPLDLVTQCLFAAVCFVAVLVLRKIPGRLAILALVVLSLVASLRYMFWRLTSTLGFETWVDMFFGYGLVAAEFYALVVLIFGYVQTAWPLRRTPVWLKTEPEEWPTVDVFIPTYNEALSIVKLTIFAAQAMDWPKDKLRVHVLDDGRRDDFRDFCRKIGVNYIRRDNNVHAKAGNLNAALKVTDGEYVALFDADHVPTRSFLQVSLGWFLKDPKLAMLQTPHFFFSPDPFEKNLDTFRAVPNEGELFYGLVQDGNDLWNATFFCGSCAVIRREPLLAIGGVAVETVTEDAHTALKLNRLGYNTAYLAIPQAAGLATESLSRHINQRIRWARGMAQIFRTDNPLLGKGLKWGQRICYANAMLHFFYGLPRLVFLTAPLAYLVFGAEIFHASALMIVAYVLPHLVHSSLTNSRIQGRFRHSFWNEVYETVLAWYILPPVLVALVNPKAGGFNVTDKGGIIDKQFFDWKLARPYLVLLLVNLVGIGFGVHQLIWGDESTAVTVAINLTWTLYNLIITSAAVAVASETRQVRSEPRVSAKLPVSVICADGRVLGGVTQDFSQNGFGLILNDGHSIGQGERVQLVLSRNGQDSLFQARVAFSKGSQIGAQFESLSLREQSELVRLTFSRADTWAASWGAGQPDTPLAALREVGGIGIGGLFTLCRATLHELRMALRRTPSQPLDTLMDKP from the coding sequence ATGACCGACAATACGTCCTCCACGCCCTTCGTCGAGGGGCGCGCTGAACAGCGCCTGAACGGTGCCATCGCGCGTTTCAATCGCTGGCCTGCGATAGTGCGCGGCCTGCTGGTGGTGGGCAGTTGCGTGCTCGGTGGCTTGCTGCTGCTGGCCATTATCTGCGCGCCACTGGACCTCGTGACTCAGTGCCTGTTTGCCGCGGTGTGTTTCGTGGCAGTGCTGGTGTTGCGCAAGATTCCCGGGCGCCTGGCGATCCTTGCGCTGGTGGTGTTGTCGCTGGTCGCGTCGTTGCGCTACATGTTCTGGCGACTCACTTCCACCCTCGGTTTTGAAACCTGGGTCGACATGTTCTTTGGCTACGGCCTGGTCGCGGCCGAGTTCTATGCCCTGGTCGTACTGATCTTCGGCTACGTGCAAACCGCCTGGCCGCTGCGCCGCACCCCGGTGTGGCTCAAGACCGAGCCGGAAGAGTGGCCGACGGTCGACGTGTTTATCCCCACCTATAACGAAGCGCTGAGCATCGTGAAGCTGACCATCTTCGCCGCCCAGGCGATGGACTGGCCCAAGGACAAGCTGCGCGTCCATGTGCTGGACGACGGTCGTCGCGATGACTTCCGCGATTTCTGCCGCAAGATCGGCGTGAACTACATTCGCCGTGACAACAACGTCCACGCCAAGGCCGGTAACCTCAACGCAGCATTGAAGGTCACCGACGGCGAATACGTCGCCCTGTTCGATGCCGACCACGTGCCGACGCGCTCCTTCTTGCAAGTAAGCCTGGGCTGGTTCCTGAAGGACCCGAAGCTGGCGATGCTGCAAACGCCGCACTTCTTCTTCTCGCCGGACCCGTTCGAAAAGAACCTCGACACTTTCCGCGCCGTGCCCAATGAGGGCGAGCTGTTCTACGGCCTGGTGCAGGACGGCAACGACTTGTGGAACGCTACCTTCTTCTGTGGTTCCTGTGCGGTGATCCGCCGTGAGCCGTTGCTGGCAATCGGCGGCGTAGCGGTCGAGACCGTGACTGAAGACGCCCACACCGCGCTCAAGCTCAACCGCCTTGGCTACAACACCGCGTACCTTGCCATCCCGCAAGCCGCGGGCCTGGCCACTGAAAGCCTGTCGCGCCATATCAACCAGCGCATTCGCTGGGCGCGGGGCATGGCGCAGATTTTCCGTACCGACAACCCGCTGCTGGGCAAGGGCCTGAAGTGGGGCCAGCGCATCTGCTACGCCAACGCCATGCTGCACTTCTTCTATGGCCTGCCGCGGCTGGTGTTCCTCACCGCGCCGTTGGCCTACCTGGTGTTCGGCGCCGAAATTTTCCATGCGTCGGCGTTGATGATCGTGGCCTACGTGCTGCCACACTTGGTGCACTCCAGCCTGACCAACTCGCGGATCCAGGGGCGTTTCCGTCACTCGTTCTGGAACGAGGTGTACGAGACCGTACTCGCCTGGTACATCCTGCCGCCGGTGCTGGTGGCGCTGGTCAATCCCAAGGCCGGCGGCTTCAACGTGACCGACAAGGGCGGCATCATCGACAAGCAGTTCTTCGACTGGAAACTGGCGCGCCCCTACCTGGTGCTGTTGCTGGTGAACCTGGTCGGTATCGGTTTCGGTGTGCACCAGTTGATCTGGGGTGATGAGTCCACCGCCGTGACCGTGGCGATCAACCTGACCTGGACCCTCTACAACCTGATCATCACCAGCGCCGCCGTGGCCGTGGCGTCCGAGACACGCCAAGTGCGTTCCGAGCCGCGAGTGAGTGCGAAACTGCCGGTCAGCGTGATCTGCGCCGACGGCCGGGTACTTGGCGGCGTGACCCAGGATTTCTCCCAGAACGGCTTTGGCCTGATCCTGAACGATGGCCATTCCATCGGCCAGGGCGAACGGGTGCAATTGGTGCTGTCGCGAAATGGCCAGGACAGCCTGTTCCAGGCGCGGGTTGCGTTCAGCAAAGGCTCGCAGATCGGGGCGCAATTTGAATCGCTGTCGCTGCGCGAGCAAAGCGAGCTGGTACGCCTGACGTTTTCCCGTGCCGACACCTGGGCTGCCAGTTGGGGCGCCGGCCAGCCCGACACGCCGCTGGCGGCCCTGCGTGAAGTGGGTGGCATTGGCATCGGCGGCCTGTTCACCCTGTGTCGCGCCACACTGCATGAATTGCGAATGGCCTTGCGCCGCACGCCCTCACAACCGCTCGACACGTTGATGGACAAGCCATGA
- the bcsB gene encoding cellulose biosynthesis cyclic di-GMP-binding regulatory protein BcsB: protein MTSTFLFARTHVRAALALVTASLLGLSPLLQAAEKPPAAPVASDGYSLTLKQLGRRDTMNLQGVESSDSVNFDIRADQVVTGAQVLLNYSYSPALLADLSQINVLVNDEVAASIPLTKEGAGTAQQTLVQIPPHLITEFNRLRVQFIGHYSMSCEDPLHSSLWAKISNSSELKLQVSQIPLKDDLSILPLPFFDKRDARQVSLPFVFATAPDNATLEAAATLSSWFGALASYRGATFPTTYGTLPAKGNAIVLVLSPSAVDVNGVKVAQATGPTLNLIANPNDPQGKLLVVSGRDGAELKRAATAVVLGNSVLAGSSVVIDKLESLAPRRPYDAPNWVPSDRPVRLGELVELNKLSVAGYNPGPINVDFRLPPDLFNWREEGVPLHLKYRYTPQQVSTNSSLLVGMDDQFMKSMPLPSITSLADGKTLLSMLQKDNTLPREATVLLPISSASPMSKLQLRFMYDYIKEGECRDIIVDNMRGTIDPDSSLDISGYQHFIAMPNLGVFNDAGFPFTRLADLSESAVVLPDTFGTEELSAYLTILGRFGESTGYPATAVKVVQAKDVQSVADKDLLVIATGADQPLFKQWQQYLPANADGPRQHFKLSDLPRYVSNWVSPDADANKHAANAAISFNSLSTSTWFAGFESPLKAGRSVVLISSTKPEGLQAATAVLIGGDQFKDTIQGSLAVVQGTQVSSLVADQQYYVGKLGLFKQVQWQLSQNLGWMLLFTFLGLAIVTCLIYLSLRARAKRRLA, encoded by the coding sequence ATGACTTCCACATTCCTTTTCGCGCGCACACACGTGCGTGCGGCACTCGCGTTGGTGACGGCCTCGCTGCTGGGCTTGAGCCCGCTGCTGCAGGCCGCCGAAAAACCGCCCGCCGCACCGGTCGCCAGTGACGGCTACAGCTTGACCCTCAAGCAATTGGGCCGTCGCGACACCATGAACTTGCAAGGTGTGGAGTCGTCCGACAGCGTTAACTTCGACATCCGCGCCGACCAGGTCGTGACCGGCGCGCAAGTGCTGCTCAACTACAGCTACTCACCGGCGCTGCTCGCGGACCTGTCGCAGATCAATGTGCTGGTCAACGATGAAGTGGCGGCCAGCATCCCGCTGACCAAAGAGGGCGCGGGCACTGCGCAACAGACACTGGTGCAGATCCCGCCGCACCTGATCACCGAGTTCAACCGCTTGCGGGTGCAGTTCATCGGTCACTACAGCATGTCCTGCGAAGACCCGCTGCACAGCAGCCTGTGGGCCAAGATCAGCAACAGCAGCGAGCTGAAACTGCAGGTCTCGCAGATCCCGTTGAAGGATGACCTGTCGATATTGCCGCTGCCGTTCTTCGACAAGCGCGATGCACGCCAGGTCAGCCTGCCGTTCGTGTTTGCCACTGCGCCGGACAACGCCACGCTGGAAGCGGCGGCCACCTTGTCGTCGTGGTTCGGCGCGCTGGCCAGCTACCGTGGCGCGACATTCCCGACCACCTACGGCACGCTGCCGGCCAAGGGCAACGCGATTGTCCTGGTGCTGAGCCCGAGCGCGGTCGACGTCAACGGCGTCAAGGTGGCACAGGCCACCGGGCCGACCCTGAACCTCATCGCCAACCCCAACGACCCGCAGGGCAAACTGCTGGTCGTGTCGGGCCGCGATGGCGCCGAGCTCAAGCGTGCCGCCACCGCTGTGGTGCTGGGCAACTCGGTACTGGCTGGCAGCAGCGTGGTGATCGACAAGCTCGAAAGCCTGGCGCCGCGTCGCCCCTACGACGCGCCGAACTGGGTGCCGAGTGATCGCCCGGTGCGCCTCGGCGAGCTGGTCGAGCTGAACAAACTCAGCGTCGCCGGTTACAACCCAGGGCCCATCAACGTTGACTTCCGCCTGCCGCCCGACCTGTTCAACTGGCGTGAAGAAGGCGTGCCGCTGCACCTCAAATACCGCTACACGCCGCAGCAGGTGTCGACAAACTCGTCGTTGCTGGTGGGTATGGATGACCAGTTCATGAAGTCCATGCCGCTGCCCTCGATCACCAGCCTGGCAGACGGCAAGACCTTGCTGAGCATGCTGCAGAAAGACAACACGCTGCCGCGCGAGGCGACCGTGCTGCTGCCGATCAGCTCGGCGTCACCGATGTCCAAGCTGCAACTGCGCTTCATGTACGACTACATCAAGGAAGGAGAATGCCGCGACATCATCGTCGATAACATGCGCGGCACCATCGACCCGGATTCGAGCCTGGACATCAGCGGCTACCAGCACTTCATCGCCATGCCCAACCTGGGTGTGTTCAACGATGCCGGCTTCCCGTTCACACGCCTGGCGGACCTTTCCGAGTCGGCCGTGGTTTTGCCGGACACCTTCGGCACCGAGGAGCTGAGCGCCTACCTCACCATCCTCGGTCGCTTCGGGGAGTCCACCGGCTACCCGGCCACCGCGGTCAAGGTGGTGCAGGCCAAGGACGTGCAAAGCGTTGCCGACAAGGACCTGCTGGTGATCGCCACCGGTGCTGACCAGCCGCTGTTCAAACAGTGGCAGCAGTACCTGCCGGCCAACGCCGACGGGCCTCGGCAGCACTTCAAACTGTCTGACCTGCCGCGTTATGTGAGCAACTGGGTCAGCCCCGACGCCGACGCCAACAAGCACGCCGCTAACGCTGCGATCAGCTTCAATAGCTTGAGCACCAGCACCTGGTTTGCCGGCTTCGAGTCGCCGCTCAAGGCGGGGCGCAGTGTGGTGCTTATCTCCAGCACCAAGCCCGAGGGCCTGCAGGCCGCGACGGCTGTATTGATCGGCGGTGATCAGTTCAAGGACACCATCCAGGGCAGCCTCGCGGTGGTGCAAGGCACACAGGTCAGTTCGCTGGTGGCGGACCAGCAGTATTACGTCGGCAAGCTGGGGCTGTTCAAACAGGTGCAATGGCAACTGTCGCAGAACCTGGGCTGGATGCTGCTGTTCACCTTCCTGGGCCTGGCAATTGTCACCTGCCTGATCTACCTGTCCCTGCGGGCACGTGCAAAACGGCGGTTGGCATGA
- the bcsZ gene encoding cellulose synthase complex periplasmic endoglucanase BcsZ, translating to MMRRAGWVALGAALFAGAAQAQTCDAQWPLWQNYATRFVQDDGRVLNSSLNPSESNSEGQSYAMFFALVGNDRARFDKLWTWTKANMAGNDISRNLPGWLWGKTKGGEWGVIDANSASDADLWVAYALLEAARVWNVPQYRADAQLMLANVEKTLIVRVPGLGKMLLPGPVGYSYPDGLWRFNPSYQVLAQLRRFHKERPNGGWNDVAESNAKMLADTKSNPHGIAANWVGYRATSANAGMFVVDPYSDDLGSYDAIRTYLWAGMTAKADPLAAPMLKALGGFSRATAASPSGLPPEKIHVLTGAAENNNGFSPLGFSASALVFFQARGETALMQLQKNTLDEMLGKAMAPSAPDNAQPVYYDYMLSLFSQGFTDQKYRFEQDGTVKLFWEGACAVTR from the coding sequence ATGATGCGCAGAGCCGGTTGGGTTGCGTTGGGCGCCGCGCTCTTCGCCGGCGCAGCCCAGGCGCAGACGTGCGACGCGCAGTGGCCGCTGTGGCAGAACTACGCGACGCGCTTTGTGCAGGATGACGGGCGGGTGCTGAACTCGTCCCTGAACCCCAGCGAGAGCAATTCCGAAGGCCAGTCCTACGCGATGTTCTTTGCCTTGGTGGGCAACGACCGCGCGCGCTTCGACAAGCTCTGGACCTGGACCAAGGCCAACATGGCCGGCAACGACATCAGCCGTAACCTGCCCGGTTGGCTGTGGGGCAAGACCAAGGGTGGCGAGTGGGGCGTGATCGACGCCAACTCTGCCAGCGACGCTGACCTGTGGGTGGCTTACGCGCTGCTGGAAGCGGCGCGTGTGTGGAATGTGCCGCAGTACCGCGCTGACGCGCAGTTGATGTTGGCCAATGTCGAAAAGACCTTGATCGTACGCGTGCCGGGACTGGGCAAGATGCTGTTGCCGGGGCCGGTGGGCTATAGCTACCCCGACGGCTTGTGGCGTTTCAACCCCAGCTACCAGGTACTGGCGCAACTGCGGCGCTTCCACAAGGAACGTCCCAACGGCGGCTGGAATGACGTGGCCGAGAGCAACGCCAAGATGCTCGCCGACACCAAGAGCAACCCCCACGGTATCGCTGCCAATTGGGTGGGCTACCGCGCGACCAGCGCGAATGCCGGGATGTTTGTGGTCGACCCGTATTCCGACGACCTCGGCAGCTACGATGCCATCCGCACGTACCTGTGGGCCGGCATGACCGCCAAGGCTGATCCGCTGGCGGCGCCGATGCTCAAGGCGTTGGGCGGTTTTTCGCGTGCGACGGCGGCGTCTCCCAGTGGCTTGCCGCCGGAGAAGATCCACGTGCTTACCGGCGCTGCCGAAAACAACAACGGCTTTTCGCCGCTGGGCTTCTCGGCCTCTGCCCTGGTGTTCTTCCAGGCGCGTGGCGAAACGGCCCTGATGCAACTGCAAAAGAACACGCTGGATGAAATGCTGGGCAAGGCCATGGCCCCGTCGGCGCCCGACAACGCGCAGCCGGTGTATTACGACTACATGCTCAGCCTGTTCAGCCAAGGCTTTACCGATCAAAAGTACCGCTTCGAACAGGACGGTACGGTGAAATTATTCTGGGAGGGCGCATGCGCCGTCACACGCTAG
- a CDS encoding cellulose biosynthesis protein BcsC: MRRHTLALAIMATLASSASLAATTDPQALLVEQGYYWQSKKNPERATESWKKLLGLSPEQPDALYGLGLIQVQQQHPDEAQQYLARLRAISPLPRQALQLEQDILVNVPANAKLLEQARELGEPVEEREQAVALYRQIFQDRPPQGLIAREYYNALAFTPKGTAEGIAGLQRVTRERPDDAIAALFLARHLARNPGTRVEGIRAMARLAPNNEVGGAADEGWRFALVWLGAPNRDQVPLFQEFLAKHPDDTEIRALMNKGIAQGKGDGGWQRDPKLVKAFKALDEGDLKTAEPLLAARLAEKSNDVDALGGMGVLRQQQQRFSEAENYLGQATRLPGGAAWQKALNDVRYWSLLSQARDAQTAGRSSQARDLAAQAERLNPSRADATVALAGFQAQDNQFDASEASYRKVLARNPGDADALNGLIGVLSQSGRPEEALKLIDSVSAADRTKLSSNVKIKALRATQMGKVADQRGDLKAAQAAYQQALDADPENPWTRFALARVYLRDGQIRNARALLDGLLKSQPNQPDALYTSTLLSVELDEWKAADATLSRIPAGQRTADMNELASDIALHKQTEIAIESARRGQRPEALALLGRSATLAGKKPERLAVLASAYVDVGAPEEGLQIMQGVLDSTPDPTADQRLLYAGVLLKANHYTEAGDILRGMQGQPLSDAGRQRYEDLIFQYRVKQADALREKNDLVAAYDMLSPALVQRPHDTSAIAVLARMYADGGDGKKAMALYEPLVQQNPNNARLQLGLAGIALKGGNRSLAESATDKALRLDPTSAETLTAAGQIYQGLGRNAEAAELLRRALAIENTQRAQARSALADAQGVAYNPFVGLPGQRRQITDLAVDRGAVPPPIDAPANVMPAAVSAPGNTVGAAGFAPSNRLSDPFVPPTRIAALDNPTLSPARRALDGLLRDRSAYLVQGLSVRSNNGESGLSKITDVQTPFEARMPVGDYNVALRATPVSLSSGTVKAISAARFGTGGNTGDGAKRENGVGLAVAVEDPAQGVKADIGVSPLGFTYNTVVGGVSVNRPFTEGGNLRYGVNVSRRPVTDSVTSFAGSEDKATGRKWGGVTANGGRAELSYDNQEMGAYGYASLHQLLGNHVEDNTRMELGSGVYWYLRNTPTDTLTLGISGMAMGFKDNQGNYTYGNGGYFSPQRFFSLAVPIRWAQSFDRFSYELKSSVGVQHIAQDGADYFPTDSVLQDRRDDPKYDSSSKTGIGYSLNAAAEYRLTSRFYLGGEVGVDNAQDYRQYVGNAYLRYLFEDLSGPMPLPVSPYRSPYSN, encoded by the coding sequence ATGCGCCGTCACACGCTAGCCCTCGCGATCATGGCTACCCTGGCGTCCAGCGCCAGCCTGGCCGCAACCACCGACCCCCAAGCCTTGCTGGTCGAGCAGGGTTACTACTGGCAGTCGAAGAAAAACCCGGAGCGGGCCACTGAGTCCTGGAAGAAGCTGCTGGGCCTGAGCCCGGAACAACCGGACGCGTTATACGGCCTGGGGCTTATCCAGGTGCAACAGCAACACCCGGACGAGGCGCAACAGTACCTGGCTCGCCTGCGCGCGATTTCGCCGCTGCCACGCCAGGCGTTGCAGCTTGAGCAGGACATCCTGGTCAACGTACCCGCCAATGCCAAATTGCTGGAGCAGGCCCGTGAGCTGGGCGAGCCGGTCGAAGAACGCGAACAGGCTGTCGCCCTGTACCGCCAGATTTTCCAGGACCGCCCGCCTCAAGGCTTGATCGCCCGTGAGTATTACAACGCCCTGGCCTTCACCCCCAAGGGGACTGCCGAAGGCATCGCCGGCTTGCAGCGTGTGACGCGTGAGCGGCCGGATGACGCGATTGCCGCGCTGTTCCTGGCCCGGCACCTGGCGCGCAACCCTGGCACCCGTGTCGAAGGTATTCGCGCCATGGCGCGCCTGGCGCCCAACAACGAAGTGGGCGGCGCCGCTGACGAAGGCTGGCGCTTTGCGCTGGTCTGGCTCGGTGCACCCAACCGTGACCAGGTGCCGTTGTTCCAGGAATTTCTTGCCAAGCACCCGGACGACACTGAGATCCGCGCGCTGATGAACAAGGGCATTGCCCAGGGCAAGGGTGACGGTGGCTGGCAACGTGATCCGAAGCTGGTCAAGGCATTCAAGGCCCTCGATGAGGGCGACTTGAAAACCGCCGAGCCACTGCTGGCGGCGCGCCTGGCGGAAAAGTCCAACGATGTGGATGCGCTCGGCGGCATGGGCGTGCTGCGCCAACAGCAGCAGCGCTTCAGCGAGGCAGAAAACTACCTGGGCCAGGCCACCCGCTTGCCTGGCGGCGCGGCCTGGCAAAAAGCCCTGAATGACGTGCGTTACTGGAGCCTGCTGAGCCAGGCCCGTGACGCGCAGACTGCCGGTCGCAGCAGCCAGGCCCGCGACCTGGCCGCGCAGGCCGAGCGCCTGAACCCGAGCCGGGCGGATGCCACCGTGGCCCTCGCTGGTTTCCAGGCCCAGGACAATCAATTCGACGCCTCCGAAGCCAGCTACCGCAAGGTGCTGGCGCGCAACCCTGGCGACGCGGACGCGTTGAATGGCTTGATCGGTGTGCTGTCGCAATCGGGCCGTCCGGAAGAAGCCCTGAAGCTGATCGACTCGGTGTCTGCGGCGGATCGCACCAAGCTGTCTTCCAACGTGAAAATCAAGGCCCTGCGTGCCACCCAGATGGGCAAGGTCGCCGATCAGCGTGGCGACTTGAAGGCCGCGCAAGCCGCGTATCAGCAGGCGCTAGACGCCGACCCGGAAAACCCCTGGACGCGTTTCGCGCTGGCGCGTGTCTACCTGCGCGACGGGCAGATTCGCAACGCCCGCGCCCTGCTTGATGGCCTGCTCAAAAGCCAGCCCAACCAACCGGACGCGCTGTACACCAGTACCTTGCTGTCGGTGGAACTGGACGAGTGGAAAGCCGCCGATGCGACACTGTCGCGCATTCCAGCCGGCCAGCGCACCGCCGACATGAACGAGTTGGCGAGTGACATCGCCCTGCACAAGCAGACCGAAATCGCGATTGAAAGCGCTCGCCGTGGCCAGCGCCCGGAAGCCCTGGCATTGCTGGGGCGCAGCGCGACGCTGGCGGGTAAAAAGCCCGAGCGCCTGGCGGTGTTGGCGTCTGCCTATGTGGACGTCGGCGCGCCGGAAGAAGGCTTGCAGATCATGCAAGGTGTGCTGGACAGCACGCCTGATCCGACTGCCGACCAGAGGCTGCTCTACGCGGGCGTACTGCTCAAGGCCAATCACTACACCGAGGCCGGCGACATCCTGCGTGGCATGCAGGGCCAGCCGCTGAGTGATGCCGGGCGTCAACGCTACGAAGACCTGATCTTCCAATATCGGGTCAAGCAAGCCGATGCGTTGCGCGAGAAGAACGACCTGGTGGCAGCCTACGACATGCTCTCGCCGGCACTGGTGCAGCGGCCCCATGACACATCGGCCATTGCCGTGCTGGCTCGCATGTACGCCGACGGCGGCGACGGCAAGAAAGCCATGGCGCTTTACGAGCCGCTCGTGCAGCAAAACCCCAACAACGCTCGCCTGCAACTGGGCCTGGCGGGTATTGCCTTGAAGGGCGGTAACCGTAGCCTGGCCGAGTCGGCCACCGACAAGGCGCTGCGGCTGGACCCGACCAGCGCCGAGACGCTGACAGCGGCGGGGCAGATCTATCAGGGCCTGGGCCGCAACGCCGAAGCAGCGGAGTTGTTGCGTCGCGCCCTGGCCATTGAAAACACCCAGCGCGCCCAGGCCCGCTCGGCCTTGGCGGATGCGCAAGGCGTGGCGTACAACCCGTTCGTTGGCCTGCCGGGCCAGCGTCGTCAGATCACCGACCTGGCCGTTGACCGTGGCGCGGTTCCTCCACCGATCGATGCGCCGGCCAACGTCATGCCCGCCGCGGTATCGGCGCCCGGAAATACCGTGGGCGCTGCCGGCTTTGCCCCTTCCAACAGGCTGAGCGACCCGTTCGTGCCGCCTACGCGCATCGCCGCGCTGGACAACCCGACCCTGAGCCCGGCGCGCCGTGCCCTCGATGGTCTGCTGCGTGATCGCAGCGCCTACTTGGTGCAAGGTTTGAGCGTGCGCAGCAACAACGGTGAAAGTGGCTTGAGCAAAATCACCGACGTGCAGACGCCTTTCGAAGCGCGCATGCCGGTGGGTGACTACAACGTGGCGTTGCGTGCGACACCGGTGAGCTTGAGCTCTGGTACGGTCAAGGCCATCTCTGCGGCGCGTTTTGGCACCGGTGGCAACACTGGCGATGGGGCCAAGCGTGAAAACGGCGTCGGCCTGGCGGTCGCGGTGGAAGACCCGGCGCAAGGCGTCAAGGCTGACATCGGTGTGAGCCCGCTGGGCTTCACCTACAACACCGTGGTGGGTGGCGTGAGTGTGAATCGACCGTTCACCGAAGGCGGCAACCTGCGCTATGGCGTGAACGTTTCGCGGCGTCCGGTTACCGACAGCGTCACCTCGTTTGCCGGGTCTGAGGACAAGGCCACCGGCCGCAAGTGGGGCGGCGTCACCGCCAATGGCGGGCGGGCCGAACTGAGTTACGACAACCAGGAAATGGGTGCGTATGGCTACGCGTCGTTGCACCAGCTTCTCGGCAATCACGTCGAAGACAACACGCGCATGGAGTTGGGCAGCGGCGTCTACTGGTACCTGCGCAATACGCCAACCGACACCCTCACACTGGGCATCAGCGGCATGGCCATGGGGTTCAAGGACAACCAGGGTAACTACACCTATGGCAATGGCGGCTACTTCAGCCCGCAACGTTTCTTCTCCCTCGCTGTGCCGATTCGCTGGGCGCAGAGTTTCGACCGCTTCAGCTACGAGTTGAAAAGCTCGGTGGGTGTGCAACATATCGCACAAGATGGCGCCGATTACTTCCCGACGGACAGTGTTCTGCAAGATCGACGGGATGACCCGAAGTACGACAGCAGCAGCAAGACCGGCATCGGCTACAGCCTCAACGCGGCCGCCGAATACCGTCTGACTTCACGCTTTTACCTGGGTGGCGAAGTCGGTGTCGACAACGCCCAGGATTATCGCCAGTACGTCGGCAACGCCTACCTGCGCTACCTGTTTGAGGACCTGAGCGGGCCTATGCCCTTGCCGGTCAGCCCTTACCGTTCCCCTTATTCGAATTGA
- a CDS encoding SGNH/GDSL hydrolase family protein, with the protein MPVSAIAGLTLLVLGESHLSFPDHLLDPLQANLTAQGAKVHTLGACGAGAADWIVPKKVDCGAEQLPGGKPQVFGKNAMSTTPVKDLIAKDKPDLVVIIIGDTMASYPDPQFPKVWAWKSVTSLTKAISETGTKCVWVGPAWGKVGSMYKKDDARTKLMSSFLATNVAPCTYIDSLTFSKPGEWITTDGQHFTIDGYQKWAKAIGGALSALPADAVKGAK; encoded by the coding sequence ATGCCTGTTTCTGCAATTGCCGGCCTGACCCTGCTGGTACTCGGCGAGAGCCACTTGAGCTTCCCGGACCATTTGCTCGACCCGCTGCAAGCCAACCTCACCGCGCAAGGCGCCAAGGTTCACACCCTCGGTGCCTGCGGCGCTGGCGCGGCCGATTGGATCGTGCCGAAGAAAGTCGACTGTGGTGCCGAGCAACTGCCGGGTGGCAAGCCGCAGGTGTTCGGCAAGAACGCCATGAGCACCACGCCGGTCAAGGACCTGATCGCCAAGGACAAGCCGGACCTCGTGGTGATCATCATCGGCGACACCATGGCGTCCTATCCGGACCCGCAGTTCCCGAAAGTCTGGGCCTGGAAAAGCGTGACCTCGCTCACCAAGGCTATCAGCGAAACCGGTACCAAATGCGTGTGGGTCGGCCCGGCGTGGGGCAAGGTCGGCAGCATGTACAAGAAGGATGACGCGCGCACCAAGCTGATGTCGTCGTTCCTGGCGACCAACGTGGCGCCGTGCACCTACATCGACTCGCTGACCTTCTCCAAACCGGGCGAGTGGATCACCACTGACGGTCAGCATTTCACCATTGATGGCTACCAGAAGTGGGCCAAGGCCATCGGCGGCGCGCTGTCGGCATTGCCGGCCGACGCTGTGAAGGGAGCCAAGTGA
- a CDS encoding alginate O-acetyltransferase AlgF produces the protein MKRITLGLATLLASVSAYSADIPLYPTGPEKDSAFLRFANGTAGELKLVADGSKASLVLAGDKRVSDYLPVSGGSTPIKGVLSQGGKTADLAVTVAPGEFATVVAVADAKGGIRQVVIHEQPDDFNALKASLAFINADAACTDASLEAVAQKAELFKKVAEGSVQRRMINPVQLSVQLKCAGAPVGQPLTFGLKAGERYSVLALPSASGSRLLFAPDSLAN, from the coding sequence ATGAAGCGCATCACCCTGGGCCTGGCGACTTTGCTCGCCAGCGTCAGCGCCTACAGTGCCGACATTCCGCTGTACCCCACCGGCCCGGAAAAGGACTCGGCGTTCCTGCGGTTTGCCAATGGCACGGCCGGCGAATTGAAACTGGTCGCCGACGGCTCCAAGGCCAGCCTGGTGTTGGCGGGCGACAAACGGGTTTCCGACTACCTGCCGGTATCGGGCGGCAGCACGCCCATCAAGGGGGTGTTGAGCCAGGGCGGCAAGACCGCTGACTTGGCCGTTACCGTGGCCCCGGGCGAGTTCGCCACCGTGGTGGCCGTGGCCGATGCCAAGGGCGGCATTCGCCAAGTGGTGATCCATGAGCAACCGGACGATTTCAACGCGCTGAAAGCCTCCCTGGCGTTCATCAACGCCGACGCCGCGTGCACGGATGCCAGCCTCGAAGCGGTGGCGCAAAAGGCCGAGCTGTTCAAAAAGGTCGCCGAAGGTTCGGTGCAGCGCCGCATGATCAACCCGGTGCAATTGTCGGTGCAACTCAAGTGCGCCGGCGCGCCGGTCGGCCAGCCGCTGACCTTCGGCCTCAAGGCGGGCGAGCGCTACAGCGTATTGGCGTTGCCATCGGCGTCGGGTTCCCGGTTGTTGTTCGCACCTGATTCGCTCGCTAACTGA